One window of the Anaerolineae bacterium genome contains the following:
- a CDS encoding 3'(2'),5'-bisphosphate nucleotidase translates to MILSFDAPEVRFAVQAAQLAASVVQRVQKDLAARALDKGDRSPVTVADFASQAVVAALLERAFPNDVLVAEEDAATLRTPQGEPLRTLVTRYVRQHFPLASGAQVLDWIDRGRGDPGERFWTLDPIDGTKGFLRGDQYAVALALVYRGRVEIGVLACPHLQEARMMHSSGPGTLALAVYGLGAWWSDMKGTLVWEPLQVSRQGDPSQARILRSFESGHTNADQVQALAEALGVTVEPVCLDSQAKYVLLAAGEGEIYVRLLSPQKPDYKEKIWDQAAGSLIIQEAGGQVTDLDGRPLNFRTGRSLTDNRGVVATNGVLHRAALEALRRIGA, encoded by the coding sequence ATGATCCTTTCGTTCGATGCCCCTGAGGTCCGGTTTGCCGTTCAGGCGGCTCAACTGGCAGCCAGCGTGGTGCAGCGGGTACAGAAGGACCTGGCCGCGCGAGCGCTGGACAAAGGCGATCGTTCGCCGGTGACCGTGGCCGATTTTGCCTCTCAGGCGGTGGTCGCGGCGTTGTTGGAACGGGCCTTTCCCAACGATGTGCTGGTGGCCGAAGAAGATGCGGCGACCTTGCGGACGCCGCAGGGCGAACCGTTGCGCACCTTAGTGACCCGCTATGTGCGGCAACACTTCCCGCTGGCCTCGGGGGCGCAGGTGCTGGACTGGATCGACCGGGGCCGCGGTGACCCCGGGGAGCGCTTCTGGACCCTGGACCCTATCGACGGCACCAAGGGGTTTCTCCGAGGCGATCAGTATGCGGTCGCCCTGGCCTTGGTGTATCGCGGGCGGGTAGAAATCGGAGTGCTGGCCTGCCCCCATTTGCAGGAGGCGCGCATGATGCATTCCAGCGGGCCGGGCACCCTGGCTTTGGCCGTGTATGGACTGGGCGCCTGGTGGTCCGACATGAAGGGTACCCTGGTTTGGGAGCCTTTGCAGGTTTCGCGGCAGGGCGACCCTTCGCAGGCGCGGATTTTGCGCTCCTTCGAATCGGGGCATACCAACGCCGATCAGGTGCAGGCGCTGGCCGAGGCATTGGGCGTCACGGTGGAGCCCGTGTGCCTGGATAGCCAGGCCAAGTATGTGTTGCTGGCCGCCGGGGAAGGGGAAATTTATGTGCGGTTGCTTTCCCCCCAGAAGCCGGATTACAAGGAGAAAATCTGGGACCAGGCCGCGGGGTCGTTGATCATTCAGGAGGCCGGCGGTCAGGTGACCGATTTGGATGGTCGCCCCCTCAACTTCCGTACCGGACGCAGCCTGACCGACAATCGGGGCGTTGTGGCGACCAACGGGGTGTTACACCGGGCGGCGCTGGAGGCCTTGCGGCGCATCGGGGCTTGA
- a CDS encoding ROK family protein, which produces MTRSFACYDLAVDIGGTHIRAALYPAGRRQQVARGDIPTQGEQPPHERLAALLRDLWPSQGTVQGIGVASPGPLDPYRGVILATPNIPQWRDFPLVRFLQERFAVPVVLDNDANAAALGEWRYGAGVGHHHLLYFTVSTGIGGGVIVEDRLLRGAAGLAGELGHITVLPDGPLCGCGQRGHLEAVSSGTAIARAAEEELARGVPSRLARAPRPLTAALVAEAAHQGDALAQAVLSRAAHFLGRAIADYLHIFNPTIVILGGGVVRAGEVFLRPLREALHASVMTPAYLDGLTMTTARLGDDAGLLGALALLRESQP; this is translated from the coding sequence ATGACCCGCTCTTTTGCGTGCTATGACCTGGCCGTCGATATCGGCGGCACGCACATCCGTGCGGCTTTGTACCCTGCCGGCCGCAGGCAACAAGTCGCGCGAGGCGATATCCCCACGCAGGGGGAGCAGCCTCCCCATGAGCGCCTGGCGGCGTTGCTGCGCGATCTGTGGCCTTCCCAGGGCACGGTGCAGGGCATCGGCGTGGCTTCGCCCGGGCCGTTGGACCCTTACCGGGGGGTGATCCTGGCCACCCCCAACATCCCGCAATGGCGCGACTTCCCTCTGGTGCGTTTCCTGCAAGAGCGGTTTGCCGTGCCGGTGGTGCTGGACAACGACGCCAACGCGGCGGCCCTGGGCGAATGGCGCTACGGAGCGGGCGTGGGGCATCACCACCTGCTTTACTTCACCGTCAGCACGGGCATCGGTGGCGGGGTCATCGTAGAGGATCGCCTGCTACGGGGGGCTGCCGGATTGGCGGGCGAGTTGGGCCACATCACGGTGCTACCCGATGGCCCGCTTTGTGGCTGCGGTCAACGAGGGCATTTGGAGGCGGTGTCCTCCGGCACGGCCATCGCCCGTGCTGCCGAGGAGGAGTTGGCCCGCGGTGTGCCTTCGCGGCTGGCCAGGGCGCCTCGCCCGCTCACCGCTGCCCTGGTGGCCGAGGCCGCTCACCAGGGGGATGCCCTGGCCCAGGCCGTGCTGTCCCGCGCGGCGCATTTCCTGGGCCGTGCCATCGCCGACTATCTGCACATTTTCAACCCCACCATCGTCATTTTGGGCGGGGGCGTCGTTCGCGCCGGGGAGGTGTTCCTCCGCCCGCTACGCGAGGCGCTTCACGCCTCGGTGATGACGCCGGCTTACCTGGATGGCCTCACCATGACCACCGCCCGCCTGGGCGATGACGCCGGTCTCCTGGGCGCCCTGGCCCTGCTACGCGAATCCCAACCCTGA
- a CDS encoding CBS domain-containing protein: MRVILTHDNADFDAIASLLAAHLGDERYIPVLPPRVNRNVRAFLTLYGAELPLHPAEDLPDEPVEAVLLVDTQTLPSLRNMSPEVPVRVIDHHAAKARLKPHWQVYLEPVGATVTLLLAPLQERDVALTPLQATLLLLGIYEDTGSLTYPSTTPRDVRAAAYLLERGADLQLLADYLFPPLTPQQRMLYDILLANTEARRLQGATVAVAHARVEGLTDEVASVAHKLRDTLETDALFILVTVPGGIQLVGRATSERVDVGSVARHFGGGGHPRAAAALVKSRDLEAVRRQLWEVIPRYVRPGLTVGQIMSRGPQVLAPDTPAREAAHLMQTFGYEGYPVVQDGKVTGLLTRRAVDRALAHGLNLPARRLMEAGSVTVRPEDSIETLQQIMTDTGWGQVPVVDETGRIIGIVTRTDLIKTLAPRPRLPGRLNLAARLEASLPPARLALLRAVAALAEAQHFALYIVGGFVRDLLLERPSPDFDLVVEGNAIALGRALQKRFGGRLTTHRRFGTAKWHLEDIREDLAQALEEYLPAGVRPTSLDPADLPAALDLVTARTEFYAHPTALPTVAKGSIKLDLHRRDFTINTLAIRLDGRHYGEVHDYWGGLDDLRKGVIRVLHSLSFVDDPTRMLRAVRFEQRFGFTIEPRTLQLLQEARDLLDRVSGDRVRHELEAMFREERAEAMLDRLRQLGLLSAIHPRLFWDAGAARRFARRHTPPEDSWGDLPRPRRMPLPIVLGYTLWLMVLPPKEVEAILRRLLAPKRLLDIAVGAATLWAQREALRAGRPSKVTMTCETYPLTSSYALYLACPEEDPLHEKLARFAAEWRHVCPTVTGDDLRRLGLPPGPVYKRILRRLRAAWLDGEVRHLEEEHAFLDRLLAEVA; encoded by the coding sequence ATGCGCGTGATCCTCACCCACGACAACGCCGATTTCGACGCCATCGCCTCTTTGCTGGCCGCCCACTTGGGGGATGAGCGGTACATTCCCGTGCTTCCGCCACGGGTGAACCGCAATGTGCGGGCTTTTCTCACCCTCTATGGGGCCGAATTGCCGCTACATCCGGCCGAGGATCTGCCTGACGAACCGGTCGAAGCGGTGCTGCTGGTGGATACGCAGACCCTGCCCAGCCTGCGCAACATGTCCCCCGAGGTGCCGGTGCGGGTCATTGACCACCATGCGGCCAAAGCACGCCTCAAACCCCACTGGCAGGTCTACCTGGAGCCGGTCGGGGCGACCGTCACTTTGCTCCTCGCCCCTCTCCAGGAGCGCGATGTTGCCCTGACGCCCCTGCAGGCCACCCTGTTGTTGTTGGGGATTTACGAGGACACCGGGTCTTTGACCTATCCCAGTACCACGCCGCGCGATGTGCGCGCCGCGGCTTACCTGTTGGAACGGGGCGCCGATTTGCAGTTGTTGGCCGACTATCTTTTCCCGCCTCTGACGCCGCAGCAGCGTATGCTCTACGACATTCTGCTGGCCAACACCGAAGCACGCCGCCTTCAAGGGGCCACCGTTGCTGTGGCTCACGCCCGGGTGGAGGGCCTGACCGACGAAGTGGCCTCTGTGGCGCACAAACTGCGGGATACCCTGGAAACCGATGCGTTGTTCATCCTGGTCACGGTGCCCGGGGGCATCCAGTTGGTGGGGCGGGCGACTTCGGAACGGGTGGATGTGGGCAGCGTGGCGCGTCATTTCGGCGGAGGCGGGCACCCTCGCGCGGCGGCAGCCCTGGTCAAGTCCCGTGACCTGGAGGCTGTGCGCCGGCAACTTTGGGAGGTCATCCCGCGCTATGTACGCCCGGGCCTCACCGTGGGGCAGATCATGTCCCGGGGGCCTCAGGTGCTCGCCCCCGATACCCCGGCCAGAGAAGCCGCCCACCTCATGCAGACCTTTGGCTACGAGGGCTACCCCGTGGTGCAGGATGGCAAGGTGACCGGTTTGCTCACCCGCCGCGCCGTGGACCGTGCTTTGGCCCATGGCCTCAACCTCCCTGCCCGCCGCTTGATGGAGGCCGGCAGCGTGACCGTGCGGCCCGAAGATTCCATCGAAACCCTCCAGCAAATCATGACCGACACCGGCTGGGGGCAGGTGCCCGTGGTGGACGAGACGGGGCGCATCATCGGCATCGTTACCCGTACCGACCTCATCAAGACCCTGGCGCCGCGCCCCCGTCTGCCGGGGCGCCTCAACCTGGCCGCTCGTCTGGAAGCCAGCCTGCCGCCTGCCCGCCTGGCCCTGTTGCGCGCTGTGGCCGCGCTGGCAGAAGCGCAGCATTTCGCCCTTTACATCGTGGGGGGCTTTGTCCGCGATTTGCTCCTGGAGCGCCCCAGCCCTGATTTCGACCTGGTGGTGGAGGGCAACGCCATCGCGCTGGGCCGCGCCCTGCAGAAGCGCTTCGGGGGACGGTTGACCACCCATCGTCGCTTTGGGACGGCCAAGTGGCATCTGGAGGACATCCGGGAGGATTTGGCCCAGGCCCTGGAGGAATACCTGCCCGCGGGAGTTCGGCCCACCTCTCTGGACCCTGCTGACCTGCCCGCGGCCCTGGATCTGGTCACCGCCCGGACCGAGTTCTACGCCCACCCCACGGCCTTGCCCACCGTGGCCAAGGGTTCCATCAAGTTGGATTTGCACCGCCGCGACTTCACCATCAACACCTTGGCCATTCGCCTAGACGGGCGGCACTACGGCGAGGTGCACGACTACTGGGGCGGCCTGGACGACCTGCGGAAGGGCGTCATCCGCGTGCTTCACTCCCTCTCGTTTGTGGACGACCCCACGCGCATGTTGCGCGCCGTGCGGTTTGAGCAACGTTTTGGCTTTACCATCGAGCCGCGCACGCTCCAGTTGTTGCAGGAAGCCCGCGATTTGCTCGACCGGGTCTCCGGCGACCGAGTGCGCCACGAATTGGAGGCCATGTTTCGCGAGGAGCGGGCCGAGGCCATGCTGGACCGTCTGCGGCAATTGGGCCTGCTCTCGGCCATCCACCCCCGCCTGTTTTGGGATGCTGGGGCCGCCCGACGCTTCGCGCGCCGTCACACACCCCCGGAGGACAGTTGGGGGGATCTGCCCCGACCACGCAGGATGCCCCTGCCCATCGTGCTGGGGTATACCCTCTGGCTGATGGTGCTGCCTCCCAAAGAAGTGGAAGCCATCCTCAGGCGGCTCCTGGCCCCCAAACGCTTGCTGGACATTGCCGTGGGCGCCGCCACCCTGTGGGCGCAACGGGAGGCCCTGCGTGCAGGGCGGCCCAGCAAGGTCACCATGACCTGTGAGACCTACCCGCTGACCTCCTCCTACGCTCTCTATCTGGCCTGTCCGGAGGAGGACCCCCTTCACGAGAAGTTGGCCCGTTTTGCCGCGGAATGGCGGCATGTGTGCCCCACCGTTACCGGCGACGATTTGCGCCGCCTGGGCCTGCCTCCGGGGCCGGTGTACAAGCGCATTTTGCGTCGCCTGCGGGCCGCTTGGCTGGACGGCGAAGTGCGACACCTCGAGGAGGAGCACGCTTTTCTGGACCGCCTGCTCGCCGAGGTCGCCTGA
- a CDS encoding aminotransferase class V-fold PLP-dependent enzyme encodes MAIDVAQARAETPGCAHVVHFNNAGAALMPQPVLEALHDYLDLEARLGGYEAADARAEDLERFYTTAARLLNASPDEIAFAESATRAFQMVFYAFAFRPGERIVTCLAEYGSQVIAYLQQARRYGVEVVFAPNDGSGQVDVAALDDLLDERTRLIAVAHIPTGNGLVNPVHEVGRIARAHGIPFLLDATQSVGQLPVDVQAIGCDMLVTTGRKYRRGPRGTGLLYVRRDLLAHIEPPMLDLHAATLTSPSTYQVRPDARRCEAWEQNLAGKVALEAAMAYAMRWGLEAIREWVFTLGEMLRQRLRQVPGVRVTDVGAQKSGIVTFVPGARSAAEVRDRLRRQGIHVSVSRGSGSLVLFRELALREVVRASVHYYNTEEEVERFVAALRGML; translated from the coding sequence ATGGCCATAGATGTTGCTCAGGCCCGTGCCGAGACACCCGGCTGCGCCCATGTGGTGCACTTCAACAACGCTGGCGCGGCGCTCATGCCGCAGCCGGTGTTGGAAGCGCTCCACGATTATCTGGATTTGGAGGCTCGCCTGGGGGGCTACGAGGCCGCCGATGCCCGGGCCGAGGACCTGGAGCGGTTCTATACCACCGCTGCCCGCCTGCTCAACGCCTCGCCCGATGAAATCGCCTTCGCCGAGAGCGCCACGCGGGCTTTCCAGATGGTGTTTTACGCTTTCGCCTTTCGTCCCGGCGAGCGCATCGTCACCTGTCTGGCCGAGTACGGAAGCCAGGTGATTGCCTATTTGCAGCAGGCGCGGCGTTACGGGGTGGAGGTGGTGTTCGCCCCTAACGACGGCTCAGGGCAGGTGGATGTGGCCGCCCTGGACGACTTGCTCGACGAGCGCACCCGTCTCATCGCCGTGGCCCATATCCCCACAGGCAACGGGCTGGTCAATCCGGTGCACGAGGTGGGACGGATCGCCCGTGCCCATGGGATCCCCTTCTTGCTCGACGCCACCCAGAGTGTGGGCCAACTCCCCGTGGATGTGCAGGCCATTGGCTGCGATATGCTGGTCACCACGGGGCGTAAATATCGGCGCGGGCCGCGAGGTACGGGACTGCTCTATGTGCGCCGGGATTTGCTGGCGCACATAGAGCCCCCAATGCTCGACTTGCACGCGGCCACCCTGACCTCCCCCTCCACGTATCAGGTCCGTCCGGACGCCCGGCGGTGCGAGGCCTGGGAGCAGAACCTGGCGGGCAAGGTCGCCCTGGAAGCCGCCATGGCGTATGCCATGCGCTGGGGATTGGAAGCCATCCGGGAGTGGGTGTTCACTCTAGGTGAGATGTTGCGCCAGCGGCTCCGGCAGGTACCGGGGGTCCGGGTGACCGATGTGGGCGCGCAGAAAAGCGGGATCGTGACCTTTGTCCCCGGGGCGCGTTCGGCCGCCGAGGTCCGGGATCGGCTCCGAAGGCAGGGGATTCATGTCTCGGTATCCCGAGGCTCAGGGAGCCTGGTACTCTTTCGGGAATTGGCGCTTAGGGAGGTGGTGCGGGCCTCGGTGCACTACTACAACACCGAGGAGGAAGTAGAACGGTTCGTCGCTGCATTGAGGGGGATGTTATAG
- the cadA gene encoding cadmium-translocating P-type ATPase: MFTTITLITLLLAAFGARIGLPARSITALYVVAYGAGGLLGTIEGVGALRRGEFNVDLLMILAALGAAFIGQPTEGAILLFLFSLSNTLQEYALGRNRQAIEKLLELRPPIALVKEGADWVERPVEALRLEDIVLVRPGERFPIDGEVVSGETEVDQSPITGESVPVPKRPGDPVFAGTVNTTGAVEVRVTHLAQDTTLAKIVQLVEKAQEAKARTQRMLDDFEQVYAKLVLLGAVLLVVVPVLGFHTPFDRTFYRAMTWLVVASPCALVISTPASILSAIANGARHGVLFKGGAYLEQTALIKVVAFDKTGTLTEGEPKVTGLYPYDDVREDAFLRQVAAVEARSEHPIARAIVHEAQQRGLEVPAAEDFRALVGQGVEGWVDGHLLWIGNERLFAERDVVLPTALRERLHQLEEQGQTAMLAYDATAQTWLGVVAVADTIRADAPQVVVRLKKLGIERVVMLTGDNERVAQAIARQVDVDEAYARLLPKDKVTVLESLRRRYGPTAMVGDGVNDAPALATADVGIAMGGAGTDVALETADVVLMADNLSHLPYAIGLARRARRVVWQNLTFSLAVIVLLVALAFGADLPLPLGVVGHEGSTVLVVLNGLRLLAYRG; encoded by the coding sequence ATGTTCACCACAATCACCCTGATCACCCTTCTGCTGGCCGCCTTCGGCGCGCGGATCGGCCTGCCTGCCCGGAGCATCACCGCCCTGTACGTCGTGGCCTATGGCGCAGGGGGGTTGTTAGGCACCATCGAGGGCGTGGGCGCCCTCCGTCGCGGCGAATTCAATGTGGACCTGCTGATGATCCTGGCCGCTTTGGGGGCCGCCTTCATCGGGCAGCCCACCGAAGGCGCCATCCTGCTCTTCCTGTTTTCCCTTTCCAACACCTTGCAGGAATACGCCCTGGGGCGCAACCGCCAGGCCATCGAAAAACTACTCGAACTCCGCCCGCCCATCGCGCTGGTCAAAGAGGGCGCGGATTGGGTCGAGCGCCCCGTGGAAGCCCTGCGCCTGGAAGACATCGTCCTGGTGCGTCCTGGGGAACGCTTCCCCATCGACGGCGAGGTGGTGAGCGGTGAGACCGAAGTCGATCAATCGCCCATCACTGGCGAATCCGTGCCTGTGCCCAAGCGCCCTGGCGACCCCGTGTTCGCCGGCACGGTGAACACCACCGGTGCCGTGGAGGTGCGTGTCACCCACCTGGCCCAGGACACCACTCTGGCCAAAATCGTGCAACTGGTCGAAAAGGCTCAGGAAGCCAAGGCGCGCACCCAGCGCATGCTGGACGACTTCGAGCAGGTCTATGCCAAACTGGTGCTCTTGGGGGCCGTGCTCCTGGTGGTCGTGCCGGTGTTGGGCTTCCACACTCCCTTCGACCGCACTTTCTACCGGGCGATGACCTGGCTGGTGGTGGCCTCCCCGTGCGCCCTGGTCATCTCCACCCCGGCCAGCATCCTTTCGGCCATTGCCAACGGCGCGCGCCACGGCGTGCTCTTCAAAGGTGGGGCCTACCTGGAGCAGACGGCCCTGATCAAAGTGGTGGCCTTTGACAAAACCGGCACCCTGACCGAGGGGGAGCCCAAGGTGACTGGCCTGTACCCCTACGATGACGTTCGTGAAGACGCCTTCCTCCGCCAGGTGGCCGCCGTGGAAGCCCGCTCCGAACACCCCATCGCCCGCGCCATCGTTCACGAGGCACAGCAGCGCGGTCTGGAAGTGCCCGCGGCCGAGGACTTCCGCGCCCTGGTGGGCCAGGGGGTCGAGGGGTGGGTCGATGGGCACCTCCTCTGGATCGGCAACGAACGCCTGTTCGCCGAGCGCGATGTGGTGCTGCCCACCGCCCTGCGCGAACGGCTGCATCAACTGGAAGAGCAGGGCCAGACCGCCATGTTGGCTTACGACGCCACTGCCCAGACCTGGCTGGGTGTGGTGGCCGTGGCCGACACCATCCGCGCCGACGCGCCCCAGGTGGTGGTCCGGCTCAAGAAACTGGGCATTGAGCGGGTGGTCATGCTCACCGGGGACAACGAGCGGGTGGCCCAGGCCATCGCCCGCCAGGTCGACGTGGACGAAGCCTACGCCCGTCTGTTGCCCAAAGACAAGGTCACGGTGTTGGAGAGCCTCCGCCGGCGCTACGGCCCCACGGCCATGGTGGGCGACGGCGTGAACGACGCCCCGGCCCTGGCCACGGCCGATGTGGGCATCGCCATGGGGGGTGCCGGCACCGATGTGGCCTTAGAGACCGCCGATGTGGTGCTCATGGCCGACAACCTGAGCCACCTGCCCTACGCCATCGGCCTGGCCCGCCGCGCCCGGCGTGTGGTGTGGCAGAACCTTACCTTCTCGCTGGCCGTCATCGTGCTCCTGGTGGCCCTGGCCTTTGGCGCCGACCTGCCCCTGCCCCTGGGGGTTGTCGGCCACGAAGGCAGCACCGTGCTCGTGGTGCTCAACGGCCTGCGTTTGCTGGCCTACCGCGGCTAA
- a CDS encoding transcriptional repressor, with product MRTAETIQAIEKRLLETLQASGLRLTAQRRVICRYLATKETHPTAQQIYEDLKPSFPSLSLATVYNTLEALVELGAVHALGDAGDNTMHYDADIDPHLNLACVRCHRIVDLPLAQLSALEEEAQRLTGYRMLGARIMYYGLCPDCQRETDTPHPEPMTSQAQETQN from the coding sequence ATGCGAACAGCCGAAACCATCCAAGCCATCGAGAAGCGCCTTCTGGAAACCCTGCAAGCCAGTGGGCTGCGCCTTACCGCGCAGCGACGGGTCATTTGTCGCTATCTGGCCACCAAAGAGACCCATCCCACGGCGCAACAGATTTACGAGGACCTGAAACCCTCTTTCCCTTCGCTTTCCCTGGCCACAGTCTACAACACCCTGGAGGCGTTGGTCGAACTGGGCGCGGTCCACGCCTTAGGCGACGCAGGCGACAACACCATGCACTACGACGCCGACATCGATCCCCATCTCAACCTGGCCTGCGTGCGATGCCACCGCATCGTCGATCTGCCTTTGGCGCAACTTTCCGCTCTGGAGGAGGAAGCCCAGCGCCTGACGGGGTACCGCATGTTGGGGGCCCGCATCATGTATTACGGTCTGTGCCCCGACTGCCAGCGGGAAACGGACACTCCCCATCCTGAGCCCATGACCTCACAGGCTCAGGAAACCCAAAACTAA
- a CDS encoding amidohydrolase family protein — protein sequence MKSSVDWLLTNALVLTMDTEMRIYEPGAVAVQGETIVAMGPEAEITAAYQARHTLDCGGKALLPGLVNAHTHVPMTLLRGLADDLRLDVWLLGYMMPVEREFVSPEFVRLGTLLAAAELIRSGVTAFADMYYFEEEVARATAEAGLRAVAAQTVLKFPTPDAASYEEGLERAEAFIRQWKGHPLIVPAVAPHAPYTTTPEILKACTDLAVRYDVPLHIHLSETAQEVEEMRQATGMPVIPYVKKQGLFEAKVIAAHCVHIDEGEMHTLEHNAAGVAHNPTSNLKLASGIAPVAKMLEVGVKVGIGTDGTASNNDLDMFEEVRLAALLAKGATGDPTALPASTALLMATRMGAEALHIDHLVGSLEPGKRADLILVDISPVHNSPHFRHDPNAPYAQLIYAAKSTDVTDVMVNGRWLMRERQLLTVNEEDLLAQAAEYARRIDAFLIRREQSVLSKLVAIESATEEESFEVQVKVRVADREAVRHAILEHPDLRILYSRHYRQYDTYFEFADPAEGRLRYREDEFIAPDGSVERVRYRLTLIGPAHERTFPHAVVLNRSRYLAQATHSLRFYREYFKPVREFTVEKDRLRWKVAFRDTEFYINLDHLLQPPLGDFIEIKARTWARRDAEKKAQLVAELLTTLGVQAEAALEEDYADLVGAD from the coding sequence ATGAAATCATCGGTAGACTGGTTGTTGACCAACGCGCTGGTCCTCACCATGGACACTGAGATGCGCATCTACGAACCCGGCGCGGTCGCCGTGCAGGGCGAGACCATTGTGGCCATGGGCCCGGAGGCGGAGATCACGGCTGCCTATCAGGCCCGGCACACCCTGGACTGTGGGGGCAAAGCCTTGCTCCCCGGCCTGGTGAACGCCCACACCCATGTGCCGATGACCCTGCTGCGGGGGCTGGCCGACGACCTGCGCCTGGATGTCTGGCTGTTGGGCTACATGATGCCGGTGGAACGGGAGTTCGTCTCACCGGAGTTCGTGCGCCTGGGCACTTTGCTGGCTGCTGCTGAACTCATCCGCTCCGGCGTGACGGCTTTCGCCGACATGTACTACTTTGAAGAAGAAGTGGCCCGCGCCACGGCCGAAGCCGGGTTGCGAGCCGTGGCCGCTCAGACGGTGCTCAAATTCCCCACCCCGGATGCGGCCTCTTATGAGGAGGGCCTCGAACGGGCCGAGGCCTTCATCCGCCAGTGGAAGGGCCACCCGCTCATCGTCCCCGCGGTGGCGCCTCACGCCCCTTACACCACCACGCCGGAAATCCTCAAAGCCTGCACGGATCTGGCTGTGCGCTATGATGTACCCCTGCACATCCACCTTTCCGAGACCGCCCAGGAGGTCGAGGAGATGCGCCAGGCCACGGGCATGCCGGTGATCCCCTATGTGAAGAAGCAGGGCCTTTTTGAGGCCAAGGTGATCGCGGCGCACTGTGTGCACATCGACGAGGGCGAGATGCACACGCTGGAGCACAACGCGGCCGGGGTGGCGCACAACCCTACCTCCAATCTCAAACTGGCCTCGGGTATTGCGCCGGTAGCCAAGATGCTCGAGGTGGGCGTCAAGGTGGGCATCGGCACCGACGGCACGGCCAGCAACAACGACCTGGACATGTTCGAGGAAGTGCGCCTGGCCGCCCTTCTGGCCAAAGGCGCCACGGGGGACCCCACGGCCCTGCCGGCTTCCACGGCCCTGCTCATGGCCACCCGCATGGGCGCTGAAGCCCTGCACATCGATCACCTGGTGGGCTCCTTGGAGCCGGGCAAGCGGGCCGACCTGATTTTGGTGGATATCTCTCCGGTGCACAACAGCCCTCACTTCCGCCACGACCCCAACGCGCCTTACGCCCAACTCATCTACGCCGCCAAATCCACTGATGTCACCGATGTGATGGTCAACGGGCGCTGGCTGATGCGCGAGCGCCAACTGCTCACCGTGAATGAGGAGGACCTGTTGGCCCAGGCGGCCGAGTACGCCCGCCGTATCGACGCCTTCCTCATCCGCCGCGAGCAGTCGGTGCTTTCCAAACTGGTGGCCATCGAAAGCGCCACCGAAGAGGAGAGTTTCGAAGTGCAGGTCAAGGTGCGCGTGGCCGATCGGGAGGCCGTGCGGCACGCCATTTTGGAGCATCCCGACCTACGCATCCTCTACAGTCGCCACTACCGCCAGTACGACACCTACTTCGAGTTCGCCGACCCGGCCGAAGGGCGGTTGCGCTACCGCGAGGACGAGTTCATCGCTCCCGATGGCTCGGTGGAGCGGGTGCGTTATCGCCTCACCCTCATCGGCCCGGCCCACGAGCGCACCTTCCCCCACGCCGTGGTGCTCAATCGCAGCCGCTACCTGGCCCAGGCCACCCACAGTCTGCGCTTCTATCGGGAGTACTTCAAGCCGGTGCGCGAGTTTACCGTGGAGAAGGACCGCCTGCGCTGGAAGGTAGCCTTCCGCGACACGGAGTTCTACATCAACCTGGACCACCTCCTTCAACCTCCGCTGGGTGATTTCATCGAGATCAAGGCCCGCACCTGGGCCCGCCGCGACGCCGAGAAGAAGGCGCAACTGGTGGCCGAATTGTTGACCACCCTAGGCGTCCAGGCCGAGGCGGCGTTGGAGGAGGATTACGCCGACCTGGTGGGCGCGGACTGA